One window of Thalassovita mediterranea genomic DNA carries:
- the rnr gene encoding ribonuclease R: MSFPDRETVLQFIADNPSATTKQEIARGLKVKGRERQTLRQVLKGLENDGTLERTGKRAWAKTDTPPPTGVIVFEEIDSDGELIGRSVGRDGAFGPPIRYAGYSGRTKGPAPGVGDKGLARINEANGEYHAKLLKLFEQRDEETSLTGRFEKTPRGGRVVPASRKDKRTFLIDGTDAKGAEDGDLVTAMPKPGRPNGPAFGVVTEIIGRMDDPRAASLLAIHGHDIPVEFPNDVLNEAQTIKPLDSPREDLTHIPLITIDPHDARDHDDAVYAEKLKDGWKVIVAIADVAAYVRPGTALDREAQKRGNSTYFPDRVVPMLPFELSADACSLVDNQDRPCMAVEMKFDKSGTKRSHRFIRGTMRSHAKLSYEEAQAAIDGKKGGEGEKWLEPVLKPLWGAYEALGEARALRAPLALDLPEKRVEISEDGKVAGIIEKERFDAHKLIEEFMIQANVAAAETLEKLGSPLLYRVHDQPSDSKLAALSDFLQTLDIKWPLGERPQTHRFNRLLNDHAEGEHAGTISEIVLRSQAQAVYSPENNGHFGLNLTKYAHFTSPIRRYSDLIVHRALISSLGMGEDGLTKEMAASLEDIASHLVATERRSMAAEREATDRYLALYLADKVGAEFEGRITGVTPAGLFIRLGSTGADGFSPISKLSDDYWVHDEGAMALIARGSGKRFEMGQVVTVELAEVTPLQGGLLLKVLSPPRPRKPGEKPPSSRGGRSGPPGRSRGKMSKARKKTRQKASRKKGAKGGKS, translated from the coding sequence ATGAGTTTTCCCGACAGAGAGACAGTTCTCCAATTCATCGCCGACAATCCTTCAGCCACCACGAAGCAGGAAATTGCGCGTGGGCTGAAGGTTAAAGGTCGTGAGCGCCAGACATTGCGTCAGGTCCTGAAAGGCCTTGAGAATGACGGCACGCTAGAGCGCACAGGCAAACGGGCCTGGGCCAAGACGGACACCCCGCCGCCGACAGGCGTCATCGTCTTCGAAGAGATCGACTCCGATGGCGAGTTGATCGGGCGCAGTGTCGGCCGCGATGGCGCGTTCGGCCCACCCATTCGCTATGCAGGCTATAGTGGCCGCACCAAGGGGCCTGCCCCGGGTGTCGGCGATAAAGGCCTTGCCCGCATCAATGAGGCGAATGGCGAGTATCACGCGAAGCTTCTGAAGCTGTTTGAGCAGCGCGACGAAGAAACCTCGCTCACCGGGCGCTTCGAGAAGACGCCGCGCGGCGGCCGCGTTGTTCCGGCGAGCCGCAAGGACAAGCGTACCTTCCTCATCGACGGCACGGACGCCAAGGGCGCCGAGGATGGCGACCTCGTCACAGCCATGCCGAAGCCTGGCAGACCAAACGGTCCAGCCTTCGGCGTCGTGACAGAGATCATCGGGCGCATGGACGATCCGCGCGCAGCGTCCCTGCTCGCGATCCATGGCCATGATATCCCGGTCGAATTTCCAAACGACGTCCTCAACGAAGCCCAGACGATCAAACCGCTGGACAGCCCACGCGAGGACCTGACCCACATCCCGCTGATCACGATCGACCCGCATGATGCGCGCGATCATGACGACGCGGTCTATGCCGAAAAGCTCAAAGATGGCTGGAAGGTCATCGTCGCGATTGCTGACGTCGCGGCCTATGTGAGGCCCGGTACCGCTCTCGACCGCGAAGCACAGAAGCGCGGTAACTCGACCTATTTCCCGGACCGGGTCGTGCCGATGCTGCCTTTTGAGCTTTCGGCTGACGCCTGTTCCCTCGTCGACAATCAGGACCGCCCCTGTATGGCGGTCGAAATGAAATTCGACAAATCAGGTACCAAACGCTCGCACCGCTTCATCCGCGGCACGATGCGCTCGCATGCCAAGCTTTCCTATGAGGAAGCGCAGGCCGCGATTGACGGAAAGAAAGGCGGCGAAGGCGAGAAGTGGCTGGAGCCGGTGCTGAAGCCACTCTGGGGCGCCTATGAGGCGCTTGGAGAGGCCCGAGCCCTGCGTGCGCCGCTTGCGCTCGACCTGCCTGAGAAACGCGTTGAGATCAGTGAGGACGGCAAGGTTGCCGGCATAATCGAGAAAGAACGCTTCGACGCGCATAAGCTGATCGAAGAATTCATGATCCAGGCCAACGTTGCGGCCGCAGAGACGCTGGAAAAGCTAGGCTCTCCCCTGCTCTACCGCGTTCACGATCAGCCTTCAGATTCAAAGCTCGCCGCCCTGTCTGACTTCCTTCAAACGCTGGATATCAAATGGCCACTCGGCGAGCGTCCGCAGACCCACCGCTTCAACCGGCTGCTGAACGATCATGCCGAAGGTGAGCATGCCGGCACGATCTCCGAGATCGTCCTGCGCTCTCAGGCACAGGCCGTCTACTCGCCGGAGAATAATGGGCACTTCGGTCTCAACCTGACAAAGTATGCTCACTTCACCTCGCCGATCCGCCGCTACAGCGATCTGATCGTTCACCGGGCGCTGATCTCGTCGCTCGGAATGGGTGAGGATGGCCTGACCAAGGAAATGGCGGCCTCGCTGGAGGATATTGCCAGCCACCTCGTCGCAACCGAGCGCCGCTCCATGGCGGCAGAGCGCGAAGCCACGGACCGTTATCTCGCCCTCTACCTCGCAGACAAGGTCGGCGCAGAATTCGAAGGCCGAATCACGGGAGTCACGCCTGCGGGCCTGTTCATCCGACTGGGCAGCACGGGCGCAGACGGCTTCTCGCCGATTTCGAAGCTCTCCGACGACTATTGGGTGCACGATGAAGGGGCGATGGCCCTCATCGCGCGCGGATCCGGCAAACGCTTCGAGATGGGTCAGGTCGTGACGGTAGAACTTGCTGAGGTGACGCCGCTACAAGGCGGCCTCCTGCTCAAGGTGCTGTCTCCTCCGCGTCCCAGAAAGCCCGGAGAAAAGCCGCCCTCCTCGCGCGGGGGCAGGTCTGGTCCGCCGGGCCGCTCGCGTGGCAAGATGTCCAAAGCGCGCAAAAAGACGCGACAGAAAGCCTCCCGTAAAAAGGGAGCCAAGGGAGGAAAGAGCTGA
- a CDS encoding NUDIX hydrolase translates to MAGKLGTAFDKEGDGDVIQTDRPTPRPKDAATLILVRRDQAQPRLLMGKRSGKHTFMPDKYVFPGGRVDTADGRVPSLSELRETEHQKVAHKTRRKPRAFGLTAIRETFEETGLIVGRASDFPGQPASDWQKYAEQGAAPCLRGFTMIGRAITPPYRPKRFDARFFMAEAEDVLIDERPAVDGAELHDLQWVTLSDALALDLPNVTRFMLGEIGERLKQKDVSELRPPFLRWTAGGHSQDRI, encoded by the coding sequence ATGGCCGGAAAACTCGGCACAGCCTTCGACAAGGAAGGGGACGGCGACGTCATCCAGACGGACCGTCCAACGCCCCGCCCCAAGGACGCCGCAACGCTCATTCTCGTGCGGCGCGATCAGGCACAGCCGCGACTGCTTATGGGCAAGCGCTCTGGCAAGCACACTTTCATGCCGGACAAATACGTCTTTCCGGGCGGCCGCGTGGATACCGCAGATGGGCGTGTCCCTTCGCTCAGCGAATTGCGGGAAACCGAACACCAGAAAGTGGCGCACAAGACGCGCCGTAAGCCACGCGCGTTTGGCCTGACCGCGATCCGCGAGACCTTTGAGGAGACCGGCCTGATCGTCGGGCGCGCCAGTGACTTTCCCGGCCAGCCTGCAAGCGACTGGCAGAAATACGCTGAACAAGGCGCAGCACCCTGTCTTCGGGGCTTTACCATGATCGGGCGCGCAATCACCCCGCCCTATCGGCCGAAACGCTTCGATGCGCGCTTCTTCATGGCAGAGGCCGAAGATGTCCTCATTGATGAGCGACCCGCTGTAGACGGTGCTGAGCTGCATGACCTTCAATGGGTGACCCTCTCGGATGCCCTTGCGCTCGATTTGCCGAACGTCACACGCTTCATGCTGGGTGAAATCGGTGAGCGCCTGAAGCAGAAGGATGTGAGCGAATTGCGCCCGCCATTCCTTCGCTGGACAGCCGGTGGCCACTCACAGGATCGTATCTGA
- the rpmG gene encoding 50S ribosomal protein L33: protein MAKPTTIKIRLNSTAGTGFFYVTKKNPRNITEKMVMRKYDPVAKKHVEFKEGKIK, encoded by the coding sequence ATGGCAAAGCCGACAACCATCAAGATTCGCCTGAACTCGACTGCCGGGACGGGTTTTTTCTACGTCACGAAAAAGAACCCGCGCAACATCACCGAGAAAATGGTGATGCGGAAGTACGATCCAGTTGCGAAGAAGCACGTCGAATTCAAGGAAGGCAAGATCAAGTAG
- a CDS encoding universal stress protein: MALEFNKVVAVIDIDDDLAPMIMKTAASLTASSGELHAIDSNPFITTFESPYAAGAIEADAKAHQADADRRQEAMEALTATHSPNATVAVLDGDPSRDAASYAKKIDADLIVIGSHQKTWWKRLLLGSESSDMLREAPCAVFVVTEAYTKRLGA; the protein is encoded by the coding sequence ATGGCTCTCGAATTCAACAAGGTTGTCGCCGTCATCGACATCGATGACGATCTCGCACCGATGATCATGAAAACCGCTGCGTCGCTGACGGCCTCGTCTGGCGAGCTACATGCCATCGACTCAAACCCGTTCATCACGACCTTTGAGTCCCCCTATGCGGCGGGTGCGATCGAAGCTGATGCGAAAGCCCATCAGGCCGACGCAGACAGACGTCAGGAGGCGATGGAAGCCCTTACCGCCACACACTCTCCGAACGCAACCGTCGCTGTCCTCGACGGCGATCCATCACGTGATGCCGCAAGCTATGCGAAGAAGATCGATGCCGACTTGATCGTTATCGGATCGCATCAGAAGACATGGTGGAAGCGCCTGCTCTTGGGCTCAGAGAGCTCTGACATGCTTCGTGAAGCCCCTTGCGCAGTTTTTGTGGTGACAGAGGCCTATACGAAGCGCCTTGGCGCTTAA
- a CDS encoding PleD family two-component system response regulator: MSARILVVDDILANRRLMQAKLEAKYYSVLLAENGPQALEVAHSSAPEIILLDVMMPGMDGYEVCRQLKASAETAHIPVVMLTALSETADRVRGLDAGADDFLTKPVDDFALMSRLNALLRYNAVTTELRHREASGVKIGAFSEDETSTLNRHVNILVVDTNPYNVKRMREPLEKAGHRVFTLEEAESLKQSQNEKLDIVLLGLSNQAYDPLRLCAHLRTNDATRALSIIVNVDERDLDLAGRALELGASDVIQQPLAVEELLARIRTQTRRSRYVEILRNRVDRGLELSVIDQLTGLYNRRYMNNQLSLWMKRSSMGGTPLSVVSVDIDHFKKVNDVFGHEAGDRVLKEFAERIMANVRPKDIVCRPGGEEFLVIMPETGGDLACSAAERIRRAIAAETFDGGTRSSSALEVTVSAGVATFQGDEDTIADMLRRADDALYKAKSAGRNQVKSLAA; encoded by the coding sequence ATGAGCGCACGTATCCTTGTCGTAGACGATATACTCGCGAACCGGCGCCTGATGCAGGCAAAGCTGGAAGCAAAGTATTATTCGGTGCTGTTGGCGGAGAATGGGCCGCAGGCGCTCGAGGTGGCCCATAGTTCTGCGCCGGAGATCATCCTGCTGGATGTCATGATGCCGGGCATGGATGGCTATGAGGTTTGCCGTCAGCTGAAGGCATCAGCGGAAACGGCGCACATACCAGTCGTAATGCTTACGGCGCTGAGCGAGACCGCTGACCGCGTGCGCGGGCTGGACGCCGGGGCTGACGACTTCCTGACCAAGCCGGTGGATGATTTTGCCCTCATGTCGCGGCTTAATGCGTTGCTGCGCTATAATGCGGTGACGACAGAGCTTCGCCACCGTGAGGCGAGCGGCGTCAAGATTGGCGCGTTCAGCGAAGACGAGACATCGACCCTGAACCGGCACGTCAACATTCTGGTGGTCGATACGAACCCCTACAATGTGAAACGCATGCGGGAGCCGCTCGAGAAGGCTGGCCACCGCGTCTTTACGCTGGAAGAAGCCGAAAGCCTGAAGCAGTCACAGAACGAGAAGCTCGACATCGTGCTGCTTGGTCTCAGCAATCAGGCCTATGATCCGCTTCGCCTTTGCGCACACCTGCGAACGAATGATGCGACCCGCGCGCTTTCGATCATCGTCAATGTCGACGAGCGCGATCTGGATCTGGCGGGCAGGGCGCTGGAGCTTGGCGCAAGCGACGTCATTCAGCAGCCACTCGCTGTGGAAGAGCTGCTCGCGCGCATCCGGACGCAGACGCGCCGGTCGCGTTATGTCGAGATCCTGCGCAACCGTGTTGACCGGGGTCTGGAACTTTCGGTCATCGACCAGCTGACCGGTCTCTATAATCGTCGCTATATGAACAATCAGCTGAGCCTCTGGATGAAGCGGTCTTCCATGGGCGGTACGCCGCTATCGGTCGTGTCGGTTGATATCGACCACTTCAAGAAAGTGAATGACGTCTTCGGGCATGAAGCGGGTGACCGCGTGCTGAAGGAGTTTGCCGAGCGTATCATGGCGAACGTCCGGCCGAAGGATATTGTCTGCCGTCCGGGCGGAGAGGAATTCCTCGTCATAATGCCGGAGACGGGCGGTGATCTCGCCTGTTCAGCTGCAGAACGTATCCGCCGTGCAATTGCAGCCGAAACATTTGATGGTGGTACGCGCAGCTCGAGTGCACTCGAGGTGACTGTGAGTGCCGGCGTCGCGACGTTCCAAGGCGACGAAGATACGATTGCGGACATGCTTCGCCGCGCCGATGACGCACTCTACAAGGCGAAATCGGCAGGCCGAAACCAGGTCAAGAGCCTCGCAGCCTAA
- a CDS encoding response regulator, which translates to MMSGARKKVLVVEDNELNMRLFCDLLDAFGYDTLQCRDGARAVELAREHKPALIVMDIQLPDVSGLDITRWIKDDETIASIPVLAVTAFAMRADEKLVREAGCEAYLSKPIQMRSFRSTVDSLISDRQAA; encoded by the coding sequence ATGATGAGCGGCGCACGCAAAAAAGTACTCGTTGTTGAAGACAACGAACTGAACATGCGCCTGTTCTGTGACCTGCTTGATGCCTTTGGGTATGACACGCTGCAATGCCGCGACGGCGCGCGCGCGGTCGAGCTGGCCCGTGAGCACAAACCCGCCCTGATCGTCATGGATATCCAGCTGCCAGACGTTTCTGGCCTCGATATCACCCGCTGGATCAAGGATGACGAGACAATCGCCTCCATTCCGGTGCTCGCAGTCACGGCCTTCGCCATGCGTGCTGATGAGAAGCTGGTGCGGGAGGCAGGCTGTGAGGCCTACCTCTCCAAGCCAATCCAGATGCGTTCATTCCGTTCCACAGTTGATAGTCTGATTTCAGACAGGCAGGCGGCATGA
- a CDS encoding DNA polymerase IV, whose amino-acid sequence MASLCRDCSAVHSEKIVKCPSCSSDRIIFHDRLDELCVAHIDCDAFYAAIEKRDNPEIRNRPVIVGGGQRGVVATCCYIARLDGVRSAMPMFKALKACPNAVVVRPDFRKYSAVSREIRQKLEALSPMVQMVSIDEGYIDLSGTKRLHSHLPAALLATFARDIERDLKITISIGLSENRFLAKMASEMDKPRGFAAFSRSDAKGVLGPMPVSAIHGVGPAFASRLSKDGLNLISDVQRKDRADMMRKYGESGQHLWDRAHGIDHRRVTPDRERKSVSSERTFNSDISDPQILDDRLWSVCEETATRAKAHGVAGYVVTLKLKTKTFRSLTRSVTLSEPTQLAQTLFRVSRPLLQRETAGTTAYRLIGIGISDLHPAGHDQVDLVDPGVAKRAAAERAMDKARGKFGDQAVQTGRAMRLERRKNTPD is encoded by the coding sequence ATGGCGTCGCTTTGCCGTGACTGTTCAGCAGTCCATTCCGAAAAAATCGTGAAGTGTCCGTCCTGTAGCAGCGACCGGATCATTTTCCATGACCGGTTGGATGAGCTTTGCGTCGCGCATATCGACTGCGACGCTTTCTACGCCGCTATAGAAAAAAGGGATAATCCGGAGATAAGGAATCGCCCCGTCATTGTCGGCGGCGGGCAGCGCGGCGTCGTCGCGACCTGCTGCTATATTGCCCGCCTCGACGGTGTCCGCTCGGCAATGCCAATGTTCAAGGCGCTCAAGGCCTGCCCGAATGCCGTCGTCGTTCGCCCTGACTTCCGTAAATATTCTGCCGTCTCGCGTGAGATCAGGCAGAAGCTCGAAGCCCTAAGCCCCATGGTACAGATGGTGAGCATTGATGAAGGCTATATCGACCTGTCAGGCACCAAGCGGCTTCACTCGCATTTGCCGGCCGCCCTGCTCGCTACGTTTGCCCGCGATATCGAACGGGACCTGAAGATCACTATCTCGATCGGCCTGTCGGAGAATCGCTTTCTCGCAAAGATGGCGAGCGAGATGGACAAGCCGCGCGGTTTCGCAGCCTTCTCCCGCTCTGACGCCAAAGGCGTTCTCGGCCCCATGCCAGTGAGCGCCATTCACGGGGTCGGACCGGCTTTTGCGTCACGTCTGTCGAAAGACGGCCTGAACCTGATCAGCGACGTTCAGCGCAAAGACCGCGCCGACATGATGCGCAAATATGGCGAAAGCGGCCAGCACCTTTGGGACCGGGCCCACGGCATAGACCATCGACGGGTTACCCCTGACCGCGAGAGGAAATCTGTCTCCTCAGAACGCACCTTCAATAGCGATATCTCTGACCCGCAGATCCTCGACGACCGCCTGTGGTCGGTCTGCGAGGAAACAGCGACCCGCGCCAAGGCTCACGGCGTGGCAGGCTATGTCGTGACACTGAAACTCAAGACCAAGACATTCCGCAGCCTGACGCGCAGCGTGACACTGTCGGAGCCGACGCAGCTTGCGCAGACGCTGTTCCGGGTCTCCCGCCCGCTGCTGCAGCGAGAGACTGCGGGAACGACGGCCTACCGGCTGATCGGCATCGGCATTTCTGATCTGCATCCTGCGGGCCACGACCAGGTTGATCTGGTCGACCCGGGCGTCGCCAAACGCGCCGCTGCAGAGCGCGCGATGGACAAGGCGCGCGGCAAATTCGGGGATCAGGCCGTGCAGACAGGACGCGCCATGCGGCTGGAGCGACGAAAAAACACGCCCGACTGA
- a CDS encoding RidA family protein has protein sequence MSTPEARLINLGITLPEPMKAVANYVPFVISGQHLFVSGQVSSTPDGLVTGRLGETMDLPAGQEAARRCGINLLAQCKAALGDLSKVSRVVKLGGFVNSHPLFTDIPQVINGCSDLMVDVFGDAGRHARSAVACPTLPLGVAVEIDGIFEITN, from the coding sequence ATGAGCACACCTGAAGCCCGCCTGATCAATCTCGGCATCACGCTACCAGAGCCCATGAAGGCGGTCGCCAACTATGTGCCCTTCGTCATCTCCGGCCAGCATCTCTTTGTCTCTGGTCAGGTTAGCTCCACCCCGGATGGCCTTGTAACCGGCCGTCTTGGAGAAACCATGGACCTGCCCGCCGGTCAGGAAGCCGCACGCCGCTGCGGCATCAACCTGCTGGCGCAATGCAAGGCTGCGCTGGGCGATTTGTCGAAGGTTTCCCGCGTGGTGAAGCTTGGCGGCTTCGTAAACTCGCACCCGCTCTTCACGGACATCCCGCAGGTTATCAATGGTTGCTCTGACCTCATGGTCGATGTGTTTGGTGACGCGGGGCGCCATGCGCGTTCTGCAGTGGCTTGTCCGACCCTGCCCCTCGGCGTTGCCGTGGAAATCGACGGGATTTTTGAAATTACAAACTGA
- a CDS encoding GNAT family N-acetyltransferase, producing the protein MDEPRLEIRLINSLNEVSAEEWNAVANPPSESYDPFLSWQFLQAMEESGAASPETGWAPHHIIIEQAGRGLCGAMPLYLKSHSQGEFVFDHSWADAYERAGGRYYPKLLSAVPFTPVTGRRRLVRPGPDAARIGEALLGAAVKIAADNNISSLHINFLTGEEALRLDTAGLLIRTDQQFHWKNDGYESFDDFLNALSSAKRKNLRKERRRAQEGLTFHHITGSDITEDHWDVFYEFYMDTGARKWGSPYLNRETFSLLGERLADDILLIFAEENDEPIAGALNMIGGDRLLGRYWGTVSARPMLHFETCYYQAIDFAIARGLRTVEAGAQGGHKLARGYVPETTYSAHWIAHEGLADAVGEYLGRERQMVEREADFLRERTPFKKDG; encoded by the coding sequence ATGGATGAACCGCGCCTGGAAATTCGCCTGATCAACAGCCTCAACGAGGTCAGCGCCGAGGAATGGAACGCGGTCGCCAACCCGCCTAGCGAGTCCTATGACCCCTTTCTGAGCTGGCAATTCCTGCAAGCGATGGAAGAAAGCGGCGCAGCCTCCCCCGAAACCGGGTGGGCGCCCCATCATATCATCATCGAACAGGCGGGGCGCGGCCTGTGCGGGGCGATGCCGCTTTATCTGAAGTCCCATTCGCAAGGTGAGTTCGTCTTCGATCATAGCTGGGCCGACGCCTATGAGCGCGCAGGTGGACGCTACTATCCGAAACTCCTTTCCGCCGTTCCATTCACGCCCGTCACTGGACGACGCCGCCTCGTGCGTCCCGGGCCGGATGCTGCGCGCATCGGTGAAGCCCTACTTGGCGCGGCTGTAAAGATCGCCGCCGACAACAATATCTCGTCATTGCACATCAACTTCCTGACAGGCGAAGAGGCGCTCCGCCTCGACACAGCAGGTCTGCTCATCCGCACCGACCAGCAATTCCATTGGAAGAATGATGGCTATGAAAGTTTCGACGATTTCCTGAACGCGCTCTCATCTGCGAAACGCAAGAACCTCCGCAAGGAGCGGCGGCGCGCGCAGGAGGGGCTGACCTTCCATCACATCACCGGCAGCGACATCACCGAAGACCATTGGGACGTCTTCTATGAGTTCTACATGGACACCGGCGCGCGCAAATGGGGCTCGCCCTATCTCAACAGGGAAACATTCTCGCTGCTGGGCGAGCGACTTGCCGACGATATCCTGCTGATCTTTGCCGAAGAGAATGATGAGCCGATCGCAGGCGCGCTGAACATGATTGGCGGAGACCGGCTGCTCGGACGCTATTGGGGCACTGTCTCTGCACGGCCCATGCTGCATTTCGAGACCTGCTACTATCAGGCCATCGATTTCGCCATTGCGCGCGGCCTGAGGACAGTCGAGGCAGGCGCTCAGGGCGGCCACAAGCTCGCGCGCGGTTACGTGCCGGAAACGACCTACTCCGCCCACTGGATCGCCCATGAGGGCCTCGCTGACGCCGTCGGGGAGTATCTCGGCCGCGAACGCCAGATGGTTGAAAGGGAAGCCGACTTTCTACGTGAGAGAACGCCGTTTAAGAAAGACGGATGA
- a CDS encoding HIT family protein, with amino-acid sequence MTLHGKYDQDNIFAKMLRGEMPCVKVFEDDVALAFMDIFPQTTGHTLVIPKDVKARNFLELKPKKIGPYMERVQTVAKAVEKALQPDGLRILQFNGAPAGQTVYHLHFHILPIMEGQTGRPHASGEPANTEELKALAEKIAAYL; translated from the coding sequence ATGACACTTCACGGCAAGTACGACCAGGACAACATCTTCGCCAAAATGTTGCGCGGAGAGATGCCATGTGTGAAAGTGTTTGAAGACGACGTCGCCCTCGCCTTCATGGACATCTTCCCGCAGACGACAGGCCATACGCTGGTCATCCCGAAGGACGTGAAGGCGCGTAACTTCCTTGAGCTGAAGCCAAAGAAAATCGGCCCTTATATGGAGCGCGTCCAGACGGTCGCAAAGGCGGTCGAAAAGGCGCTTCAGCCCGATGGCCTCCGCATTCTCCAGTTCAATGGAGCGCCCGCGGGCCAGACAGTCTACCACCTCCACTTCCACATCCTGCCTATCATGGAAGGCCAGACCGGCCGCCCCCATGCCAGCGGCGAGCCTGCTAATACCGAAGAACTGAAAGCGCTGGCGGAGAAGATTGCGGCGTATCTCTAG
- the gatB gene encoding Asp-tRNA(Asn)/Glu-tRNA(Gln) amidotransferase subunit GatB: MSERPTYTLKGDTGDWELVMGLEVHAQVASEAKLFSGASTAFGADPNCNVSLVDAAMPGMLPVINKKCVEQAVRTGLGLKAKINKWSRFDRKNYFYPDLPQGYQISQFDHPIVGEGEIEVDVEPAHGDPAYSFPVRIERLHLEQDAGKSIHDMDPTATYVDLNRSGVALMEIVSKPDVRTPLEAAAYVKKLKSIVVALGTCDGDMEKGNLRADVNVSVCKPGAYEKFRETGDFSHLGTRCEIKNMNSFRFIQAAIEYEARRQIEILESGGKVDQETRLFDPNKGETRSMRSKEDAHDYRYFPDPDLLPLEFDDLFIENIKASLPELPDEKRARFESEYGLSRYDAGVLTADSERAEFFEAVAKGRDAKLAANWVSQELFGYLNREDLELADSPVSAAQLGELVDLISNDTISGKIAKDVFARMIDGEGNPGDIVEKHGLKQVTDTGAIEAIVDQIIAENPEQAAAVKEKPKSMGWFVGQVMKASGGKANPQAVNEILKQKLGL, encoded by the coding sequence ATGTCCGAGCGGCCGACCTATACGCTGAAAGGCGACACCGGAGACTGGGAACTTGTGATGGGCCTTGAGGTCCATGCGCAGGTTGCGTCTGAGGCAAAGCTCTTCTCCGGTGCGTCGACCGCATTTGGCGCAGACCCGAACTGCAATGTTTCGCTCGTTGATGCGGCGATGCCGGGCATGCTGCCGGTCATCAACAAGAAGTGCGTCGAGCAGGCCGTGCGCACAGGTCTCGGCCTCAAGGCCAAGATCAACAAATGGTCGCGCTTTGATCGCAAGAACTATTTCTACCCGGATCTTCCGCAGGGCTACCAGATCAGCCAGTTCGACCATCCGATCGTGGGCGAGGGCGAGATTGAAGTGGACGTCGAGCCGGCCCATGGCGACCCGGCCTATTCCTTCCCTGTACGGATTGAACGCCTTCACCTTGAACAGGATGCAGGCAAGTCCATCCACGATATGGACCCGACGGCGACCTATGTGGACCTTAACCGCTCCGGCGTTGCGCTGATGGAAATCGTCTCCAAGCCGGACGTCAGAACGCCTTTGGAAGCAGCAGCTTACGTCAAGAAGCTAAAATCCATCGTGGTCGCCCTCGGCACCTGCGACGGTGACATGGAGAAAGGCAATCTGCGTGCGGACGTAAACGTGTCGGTCTGCAAGCCGGGCGCTTATGAGAAATTCCGCGAGACAGGCGACTTCAGCCATCTTGGCACCCGCTGCGAGATCAAGAACATGAACTCGTTCCGCTTTATCCAGGCGGCAATCGAGTATGAAGCACGCCGTCAGATCGAGATCCTTGAAAGCGGTGGCAAGGTCGATCAGGAAACTCGCCTGTTCGATCCGAACAAGGGCGAGACGCGCTCCATGCGCTCCAAGGAAGACGCGCACGATTATCGCTATTTCCCGGACCCGGACCTTCTGCCGCTCGAGTTCGACGACCTTTTCATCGAGAACATCAAGGCAAGCCTTCCGGAACTGCCGGATGAGAAGCGCGCGCGTTTTGAGAGCGAGTACGGCCTATCGCGCTATGACGCCGGCGTGCTGACTGCTGACAGCGAACGCGCAGAGTTCTTCGAAGCCGTCGCCAAGGGCCGCGATGCAAAACTCGCCGCTAACTGGGTCAGCCAGGAGCTGTTCGGCTATCTCAATCGCGAGGACCTCGAACTGGCAGATAGTCCGGTGTCCGCCGCCCAGCTTGGCGAGCTCGTCGATCTCATTTCGAACGACACGATTTCGGGCAAGATCGCCAAAGATGTCTTCGCCCGCATGATCGATGGCGAGGGCAATCCCGGCGATATCGTCGAGAAACATGGCCTGAAGCAGGTGACGGACACGGGCGCCATTGAAGCCATCGTCGACCAGATCATCGCCGAGAACCCCGAGCAGGCCGCGGCCGTGAAGGAAAAGCCGAAGTCCATGGGCTGGTTTGTCGGTCAGGTGATGAAGGCGTCTGGCGGCAAGGCCAACCCACAGGCCGTCAACGAGATCCTGAAGCAAAAGCTGGGGCTTTAG